Proteins co-encoded in one Nematostella vectensis chromosome 15, jaNemVect1.1, whole genome shotgun sequence genomic window:
- the LOC5500914 gene encoding G1/S-specific cyclin-D2, translated as MDLLCCEGPRFRFAYKDPAILKDDRVLTNLLACEERYLPSCNYFKIVQTEVEPHMRKLVATWMLEVCEEERCEEEVFALSMNYLDRILSLLPVKKFQLQLLGAVCMFIASKMKETSPLTAEKLCIYTDNSITTEELLDWELLVLGKLKWDVSAVTPHDFLDQIFSRLPLDRSTLDVLRKHASTFIVLCCTDDKFLLYTPSMLAAASVCAAFTGLGISSHVSSRSWTATHLASLLHAITNIEPECLRSCQDLMEEVLHLSVKADPTRGKEAHTPSTPSTPTDLQEIQF; from the exons ATGGATTTACTCTGCTGTGAAGGACCGAGATTTCGCTTTGCGTATAAAGACCCTGCCATTCTTAAAGACGATAGAGTTCTAACTAACTTGTTGGCTTGCGAGGAGAGATATCTACCGAGctgtaattattttaaaattgttcaAACCGAAGTTGAGCCACACATGAGGAAATTAGTAGCGACGTGGATGTTAGAG GTTTGCGAAGAAGAACGTTGCGAGGAAGAAGTGTTTGCTTTATCTATGAACTATTTGGACAGGATTTTATCTCTGTTACCGGTAAAAAAGTTCCAGCTTCAATTACTTGGTGCAGTGTGCATGTTTATCGCGAGCAAGATGAAAGAGACCTCTCCACTCACAGCTGAAAAACTGTGTATTTATACAGATAATTCGATCACAACCGAAGAACTACTC gaTTGGGAACTTTTGGTATTAGGTAAATTAAAATGGGACGTTTCAGCAGTGACTCCACACGACTTCTTAGATCAGATATTTTCAAGACTCCCGCTTGATAGATCAACCTTAGATGTATTACGGAAGCATGCTTCAACGTTTATCGTACTTTGCTGCACag ATGACAAGTTTTTACTGTATACTCCTTCCATGCTCGCGGCCGCCTCCGTGTGCGCGGCTTTCACGGGCCTGGGTATATCATCTCATGTCAGCTCTAGATCATGGACTGCAACACATCTAGCGAGCTTACTACACGCGATTACGAATATAGAACCC GAATGTCTTAGAAGTTGCCAAGATCTAATGGAAGAAGTTTTACATCTAAGCGTCAAGGCAGACCCGACGAGAGGGAAGGAGGCGCATACCCCTTCCACACCCTCGACACCCACAGACCTACAAGAAATTCAATTTTAA
- the LOC125560753 gene encoding protein ALP1-like, translated as MLPMNYIALLVSFLAIYSYYRHQQQLLLLLCYWQFNVIHQNVILQRINRRRQRLFRPYWVLPRPLQSWFEIHYRQRIIPENFFYRQMRMKRVSFDLLLATITPYIRRQNTRFRNCIPPEKILAVALYRLAHGGGYENAGVAMNVGRSTALEAFEDVVNSLYALRNEYIKFPSTIAETQDSIETFELLSELPNIAGAIDGTHIKIKAPQESKADYWSRYSQYDVVFHDSRVLRNTGIYEKAERGDVHLSTGLLLLYLLFSSSTSFAQYFRESLLSSRS; from the coding sequence ATGCTTCCAATGAATTACATCGCTCTACTCGTGTCGTTTCTGGCAATTTATTCATATTATCGACATCAGCAACAACTTCTACTTCTTCTTTGCTATTGGCAATTTAACGTAATTCACCAGAACGTCATTTTACAACGCATAAATCGGCGAAGACAACGTTTATTTCGACCATACTGGGTTTTGCCTCGGCCATTGCAGTCATGGTTTGAAATTCATTACCGCCAAAGAATAATTCccgagaattttttttatcgccAGATGAGAATGAAACGCGTATCGTTTGACTTGCTGTTGGCAACAATTACGCCATATATACGCCGGCAAAACACGAGATTCAGGAACTGTATTCCTCCCGAGAAAATATTAGCTGTAGCTCTCTATCGATTAGCGCACGGTGGCGGATATGAGAACGCTGGAGTGGCCATGAATGTTGGACGTTCTACTGCTTTGGAAGCATTTGAAGACGTTGTAAACTCTTTGTATGCACTAAGGAACGAATACATAAAATTCCCGTCCACAATAGCTGAGACGCAAGATTCAATCGAAACCTTTGAACTGCTATCCGAACTTCCAAACATCGCTGGAGCGATTGACGGAACGCACATAAAAATTAAAGCACCACAAGAAAGCAAAGCTGATTACTGGAGCCGCTATTCACAATATGATGTTGTGTTTCACGACTCTCGAGTTTTGCGTAACACTGGAATTTATGAAAAAGCTGAACGTGGGGACGTGCATTTATCGACAGgtctgttgttgttatatttattgttcaGTTCGTCGACGAGTTTTGCCCAGtattttcgcgaatctttGCTTTCGAGTCGTTCATGA